Within Crassostrea angulata isolate pt1a10 chromosome 2, ASM2561291v2, whole genome shotgun sequence, the genomic segment tatTATTACCGGTACagatatattattttaagacttctttttcttctttcccgctctgaacttgtttctcagagatggctgaacagaattgtacaaaactctaggatacaataggcctgcatatcctagtttgatttttctcatttgggGTTTGACAACtacttttcggggggggggggggggcaaaagggtgtgggtctaacattgaaccatACTGGaagaatcatagactctattgtaaattgtaacttgaaaacggacaaagataataatataggtttttcataatcatatgtTGACTGGCAATACATAGGGTTTTTGAGATCTGAACcttggggtcatccccacccccccaGGAATTGGACATGACTATATATCTCAGAAAATGTTATAATCATGACTCccaaaccatatatattcttgttcctaaTATCAAGGgacatcaaatgttatgtagatTACGGGCTCTGttggtggtcctgacccccctcgaatagcaagtcccttaatatcttcaaaacagttgagatccctacccttaaaccatatatattctttttcctTGTGTCAAGatgcatcaaacggtatgtaaaCATGGCCTTGGGGGTGGTCGTGACCTCCTTCGAataggaagtgcacgaatatctcgaaaaagGTTGAGATCCCCACTTCTTAACcgtatatattcttgatccttatagggcatcaaacggtatgtaggtaatgggcctcgggttaaattaaatttttcaaaaccgtaatgcacatgtCTAGAACAGTTCCTATAATATCCCAAGATAtaatgtgtctatccattaaatcataagaggagttcttggatctatgttttttgagtgataaacgtcaattttctgctactatttgactccctggatgaaatttaaatttttgaaaccttattgcacatctatagaacagtccgtATCATATCCTaggatatgatgtgtctatccattaaatcataagaggagttctggggcccgtttctcaaaaaggcgtaaatctgggcctaagttagtccgactaacaaagttacgccaatatttagtcgggtctaagttgcgtttctgAAAGAGGCGTAAGTTAGGGTTTAAATGTCGAAAGACTTAGacatctccgctgagtactaagcatgcgcatatcgtattttgttttgctttgaggctATGATTATATGTGGTGGATCAATTCCTcaattcatagtacatgtagtacccgAAAGTACGCATGTTATACTTTACCACTGAATGTGCATAGTTCAAGCTGTTCatgacattttatattaataaaagtagAACAAATGCCTATAGATACTTTTCTTAACATAATGGAAATTTAGAGAAAAACAGTTGATTTGAAAGCGGCATATATAAGAGGTTTCAGAAACCAAATATTTgacaattaaatgcattgtagatgatattgaggcacaatcttacatattaattgaacgaaacaaaacagagaaattaacttcaatgttcgtgtaaacttcaaatatttatagaatacaGGGACAAGGTACAGGGGATATGCCCCAATACGTCTGCAGAATGAGAAGTATGCTTCATAGACACCGTAGATTTTTAGACATTTTCAAATGCTGGGATAAGGCTTGATTCTTTTTTACCAATTCactatattatttatagaaaataatatgaccATGAATATAAAAGCAACCAACTGAAATCGAAAATATCTACTGTATAAATAAGATTCCATCCTCTGTTCCAATATTAAAAGAAAGTAGACAATGACATGGAAACTATTCTTGATTTTCTGCGATTCAGatgataatagttttgaaagatattaataGTCAACAGTTAACAAAACAGGAATTATCAACATCTGAGGCCGGGGTCTCCCCAAACTCCCTTTCCTGTTTTTGGTTTAATCGATCGATTgctgttttggggttttttcgggggggggggggggtgaaactAATATACACCATAAACAGGGAATAAATCGctctgtttaattttcaatcatttcaccctcgttgtcagcgggcgagtttatgttgattttcaatATCTAATAATAAGTAACTTAAGTAACAGCTATGACTGGGTGAAGTCACGACAGAGTGAAACTGTTTGCAGCGTAGAAGGACGGAAATTACACGGGAccaaaataaccctgtatacagtatcttgattaaaataaagatataaaagcagttATCTAAGAACACCCTTAAAAAGGCGTACAAAAATCCCCTATCCCCTTCCGGATAAGACATTTTGCATCTTTGCAGTTTTAACAAGCGCATGTGAGTTTTACTTTTTCCTTATTTGCTTTGGGTTATATGGGAGGGGATgtatacaattgtttatataataagtATGACAAACGCAGGctagttaaatttgtaaataatgcacactGTTGTAAAACTGCTAAAACAACGCTTTTGTATTGCAAGTTGACAACttcgaaataaacaaaaatcccTTGATATACGTACATCttaaatatgatgaaacaaaactatcatAAATTCAAGTAATTAGAGATCAATTCAGTTAAAtgagtacaaataaacaatgcatatgAATATGCACGAAGATCATCGATAGTACATGTGCCCCATacctattttaaaagaattaccccggCCACAAATGTTGTTAAATATGAACGCAATTGATTACTTCTTCCTAGAATTAATAagattaatgaatttgatttccaaaaattcaaggtgtgcatgtgaaattttataatattcgaTAACCTTGACAAACGCTTGTCAACAGATCTAAAATTGATGCACACTCTGCAcgcttctaaaacatatttttaagtaatattttaacaaacaaaaattgattgtatcTAAATGCGAGTTCATAAACATTCCAAAAGACATGTAGCTTTCATACGGTTTTGTAAAGATACTAGgggtaaaaaaatgaaaataagaatgcATACGTGTTGTAAAGTtttcagtaatacatgtataggtaaagaacaaacaaccacacacaaggagaaattacaaatgtaaacgtTTTGAGTTGCTCCAATTCAgaattttgaaatcagtttcgtttcacaggttcaaatttgattagaaacattaaattctagttcatgcttactgagtattgattaaaaaatcaataatctattcgtacttatatacatgtacatctatctTGTTGGGgaatacatatttaatttaaaaaaaaagcatctctttaattattgtgtttatatcatttatcgggGTATACCAATTCTTCACACTTTAGGTAAATTTCATTACGAGTAGTAATGTTTATTACATACGTTGAATAAGGTGAgcccattatttatcaaattgatttaatcttaatttatttggaaatagaaacagttatcgaacaataggttttttttaagttatacgtacatgtacaaatatttaaatgaatgtgaatgttttctttaataacacatacaacaaaccaaaaaataaaattctctgtATATTTTGCCTTAGAAACAAAACATTCGCCATTTTTGTGCACAGACTAAGGACTTAGGCCCACCCATTAGCAGGCGtagatttaaacccaaatttagtcccgactaagtttccgcctttttgtgaaacgcagcttagtctggttttgaggtttagtccctgatttagtccggactaagcttacgcctggaagtaggcctttttgagaaacgggcccctgggatctatgtttttttggaGTGATTaacgtcaattttctgataCTATTTGATTCCCTTGatggaattttaatttttaaaaccttactgcacatctatagaacagtccctatcatatcccaagatatgatgtgtctatccataaTATCAAAGGAGGAGTtcttggatctatgttttttttgagtgataaacgtcaattttctgctactatttgactccctgaataaaatttaaatttttaaaaccttattgcacatctataggacagctcAAATTATATCctaagagatgacgtagctactccaaaattTGTAAGAGGGGTTCttggaaccatacttttttgcaaaaaatcgtcattttttgttgcccactgatccccttagtaaaacaaaaaaatctggaacctgatcacacttcaatatgacacccccaatcatattctagaagatcatttggctactgcaaaatgacgtttttgaaatcatatttttgcggtaaaaatcatcatttttctgccattaaatgacccccaggacaaacttgaaaattccgaaaccttattgcgcatctataggataccctaaaacatattccaagagatgacttgtctactgttgaaaatgaaGGAGTTTGAGGAAGaagttttttttgtgaaaaaacctcattttttaccaattattttacCCCCAGGACTATCAAAGactttttgaaacctttttacaaaacaacatgacacccccaatcaaactccaagagttcagtttgctggtttataagatgtaagagcagtttaagaaagtaaaacgtgacagatggacggacggacggacggaacagggtaacaacaatatacccgaactttctttagaaagtgcgggtataaaaaagactctggaatcatttactagaacTTGACCTTAAGATGAGTTCtaaaaattgattcaaaattgCATGGTCTTATTATTAAACAGATTATATCTTACGGGTGATATCTACATATCGTGTTTTCTGATGTTAACCATAATGGAGAGCAGATTTAAGTAAACAAGTAACAAGTATCCAGTGTCCTTGTTTAACTAGCTTAACCATAGTATAGGGCATGTAAATGACGGGCGAATATCCGTCTGTAATTTGGCAATTGCCACATTTAATGTGAGAACAATTGTTCCAATGCTAACGACCTGTTCTCCTTCCGGTGAAGCCATGTATCGAGTGTATCAGTTATATCCGTAATAAGCaatacttaaaattaaatttgatgcACACAAACAATTGGACCCATTCATTCAGAGCAAATAAGGTGCGTAACCATATGATTTCGCTTCtcaatgaattttcattttaaaagaattatatcagttgaaaataataaaatttatcagAAATCAGATATTAAGTGAAATATAAAAGATACAGGTGGATTatcaactgattttttttttaattcaaaatccgCACAACGTTCATGTATATAAATCCTTAACGTTCAAGTAGCTATTTCATAGGCAAAGCGTATTGTTTTATAAGAAGTTTCTTGAACTGCAATCTTTGATACTTATTATAACCAGTTTGACTTTGAgtcttttttttctcatttcacCATCAGATGACCATGACGGAGCGTGTGCAATTGAAAAGTTTAACCTTTGTACAAAGTATTAAAACGTTATTTTTCATAACTGGAATAATATCAAGTGTGTATGTTTTGCTTAACATATCAAATGCAAAGTTTGACAATTACAACTATGACTTTTCGTCACTTCTTGCTTGCGGCAAAAATGAACATTCTGTATTCCTCTTAATGGCTGTACCAAGTAAAGCAGGCAATTTCAGAGAGAGGATGGCTATCAGGAACTCATGGGGAAGTGTTGTTAAACAGGATACTTCTATACGGTTGTTTTTCTTTGTCGGAAAAGAGGctgaccaaaaaataaatgacaCGCTAACCATGGAGAAAGAAACATACATGGACATTGTTGAATTAGATATAAGGGAGACATATAAAAATCTTGTGAAAAAGATAACTGCTCTATTACAATGGGTTACCGTTCATTGTACCAACACCAAATATATTCTTAAAGTAGACGACGAtgtgtttttgaattttaatctTCTAATAAATTACCTCAGAAACAGCAAACCGGTGAATTCGATTATTGGATGTAAACTAAGAAACGCACCCGTAGTCAGAGATAAGCTTTCAAAATATTACATCTCAAAAGAGGAATACAATCCAGATATTTTCCCAGATTACGTCGGAGGTCCAGCATATGTAATATCCGGTGATATCCTCGGTAAACTTTATTTGGCTACGAACAACGTGTCATCCATTTTTCTGGAGGATGTGTACATAAATGGAATGTGTAGAGAATATATAAATGCTCTGGCAGTTGGACATCCGAGCTTTAGCTGCGTTACCAGAATTAAAGAACCGTGTGGGGGATACTTCAGGAACTTAATAACAGGGCACCCTTATTCAGCTGGGGAAATAGAACGCATGTGGATGCAATTAAATGATAATATTACATGCATAAGTAGTAAATCTTATAGATAATCTGACAAATGTAACATGTATATGATGATATTCACTTTTGATGTGTAAATATCgatatgttttttaaatgaaacctCTATTTCAATGATACTAAACATACATGTTgtcaaaatatatctttttctttaaattgaatAGATGATATCCCAGGCAAGCGCAGGAATAAACAATTTACATATCAATATTAAACAAAgttaatatgttgaaccatatttttttttttttggtttattgtTGTATATACTTTCAGTTTGTCcggtttttttaattacttttatgacattttttaaaatgaaaaaaaaaacaaaccatctGTATGGCTGGATATTTAGAGGAGCTGACAGAGGTGAAAAATCTAAGCCGACATTgatgttatatatacatgtatgtggtcTTATTTTATGTTGTTGTAGGATTGGAAAaacttttcctttttaatttcaaacaagtgCATAGGACTTAAGTACATCTTATCTTTAAAGGACTATATGCGGTATAATGTAGTTTTTGCCCCTAAAATCTTAGTTTTTTGAAGAACTTTACAAATAAGGTTGAAATATAActgaaatcatattaaaaataaataagtaaaaggTAATCttcacagtgacgtcataatgtagaaatgacgtcatgaaaattGTCCTCATTTGGTAAAACCAAGTTTTGTAGCAAATACTCGTGTTTTTGGATGGTTTTTTGATTGGGAAACATCTAGCACAGGCTTGCTCAAATACCATCTGTAAGATGTGtataattaaaagattaaaaacatacGTTAACATGGTatttgagcagacctgcgctctatacttccaaaTGGAAACTATAaggaaaaaatgacaatattttcattttttttatacgacgctatttaaaaattggttaaaattgggggtACATACCAAATATAGTCTTTTTGTTCTTCTAGGTCAAATTGcatcataatttttattatcattgtcacaaataagaatttcagattaaagatgtttttattgaaatgtgtgtgtgtgggtaccaccccccccccccattcaacTTCCCTGTTTTATGAATAATACACTCtgtagctgcaggactgtagctcccggtctaaaaaaattcggatggacgacctgggagctacagtgcctcccatagtaaaaaactgcaatttacggcgcacaaaaaattgcgctagttttggacttattaaccttattttcacacaaattctgtaaaaaaaattagtaccattaaattcttcagcaaatttactactgaCATCGTCACTTAACTTGTCTCAGATTTTCTCTTAACATGaaaaccgacctcggaaaatgaagtatgtttatttacgtcgagatcgagagtcgccatttttaaatgtaaacaaacttgcaccacTTCAATTCACAGGGCTGGTGACTATCAGAAGtaagtgaagtgacgatatttgtagtaaaatgtccgaggaattttttgtacagaatgtgttcgtaaatgagattaatcagtccaaaactagcgcatttttttgtgcgccgtaaattgcagttttttactatgggaggcactgtagctcccaggtcgtccatccgaattttttcagaccgggagctacagtcctgcagctataCACTCTGTCAATCATATAGTAATATATTTGGACAAA encodes:
- the LOC128173380 gene encoding lactosylceramide 1,3-N-acetyl-beta-D-glucosaminyltransferase-like; translation: MHTNNWTHSFRANKMTMTERVQLKSLTFVQSIKTLFFITGIISSVYVLLNISNAKFDNYNYDFSSLLACGKNEHSVFLLMAVPSKAGNFRERMAIRNSWGSVVKQDTSIRLFFFVGKEADQKINDTLTMEKETYMDIVELDIRETYKNLVKKITALLQWVTVHCTNTKYILKVDDDVFLNFNLLINYLRNSKPVNSIIGCKLRNAPVVRDKLSKYYISKEEYNPDIFPDYVGGPAYVISGDILGKLYLATNNVSSIFLEDVYINGMCREYINALAVGHPSFSCVTRIKEPCGGYFRNLITGHPYSAGEIERMWMQLNDNITCISSKSYR